The Branchiostoma floridae strain S238N-H82 chromosome 8, Bfl_VNyyK, whole genome shotgun sequence genome has a segment encoding these proteins:
- the LOC118421009 gene encoding discoidin domain-containing receptor 2-like, which translates to MDHRWVYLALPLALLAGMTRGQACQSPLGMESGAIPDSSITASSYYDSGPFVNPPQAGRLNGLGWAPSGPSIEEWLQVDLGEMKAVTGIITQGLRDAPVGATLYKLQFSADGTEWTTYADGDGSDKIFANYVDPPNAPTTNVLDDPFEARYVRFLPQDFVALPGIRVEISGCEIESVPTDCSELYPGLQPSHNFGIYQDQCFWVGTFRTPKLNYMAAKQACQAQGGTLAMIKDEATQTFLSNHLKTISGRRQRRFWIGLDDLNAEKAFLWNDGTPLGEYDLFRSSAPHRIRDCVILYRTRRMARWDIENCDDRYPYICQLGGNGSK; encoded by the exons ATGGATCACCGTTGGGTCTATTTGGCCCTCCCCCTGGCGTTACTGGCAGGCATGACAAGAGGCCAAG CATGTCAGTCTCCGCTTGGAATGGAATCTGGTGCCATCCCTGATAGTAGCATCACTGCATCTTCCTACTACGACTCAGGTCCATTTGTTAACCCGCCCCAAGCAGGGCGGCTAAACGGGTTAGGCTGGGCACCCAGTGGGCCGTCCATCGAAGAGTGGTTACAG GTGGATTTAGGGGAGATGAAGGCCGTCACGGGGATCATTACTCAGGGCTTGCGTGATGCCCCAGTGGGTGCGACGTTATACAAACTCCAATTCAGTGCAGATGGGACGGAGTGGACGACATATGCCGACGGCGATGGCTCAGATAAG ATTTTTGCAAACTACGTGGATCCGCCAAACGCACCTACAACGAACGTATTGGACGACCCCTTTGAAGCCCGTTATGTTCGGTTTCTGCCTCAGGACTTCGTTGCACTGCCGGGGATAAGAGTGGAGATTTCAGGCTGCGAGATCGAGAGTG TCCCCACAGATTGCTCCGAACTCTACCCCGGACTCCAGCCCTCCCACAACTTTGGGATTTACCAGGACCAGTGCTTCTGGGTCGGCACCTTCCGCACTCCTAAGCTGAACTACATGGCCGCCAAGCAAGCCTGCCAA GCCCAGGGCGGCACCCTGGCCATGATTAAGGACGAAGCAACCCAAACGTTTCTGAGTAACCATCTGAAGACCATCAGCGGTCGTAGGCAGAG GCGTTTTTGGATCGGCCTTGACGACCTTAACGCGGAGAAGGCGTTCCTCTGGAACGACGGGACCCCGCTGGGCGAGTATGACCTGTTCCGGTCCAGCGCCCCGCACAGGATTCGCGACTGCGTCATTCTCTACAGGACTCGGAGGATGGCTCGCTGGGACATCGAGAACTGCGACGATCGCTACCCGTACATCTGCCAGCTGG GAGGCAACGGCAGCAAGTAG
- the LOC118421047 gene encoding perlucin-like protein, producing MSCNHGYSFRYPETCHFSCNHGYHLYAGSTSRTCRADRTWSGSAARCCPGGYKYYQPSQLCYKAFNQQSDYTSAAATCSSGGGTLAIPRDAGINTFLINLKNAVDSKAWFWFGLTDRDQEGSWVWADGVALGHFNQWGPGRPDNATKNEDCALYWPQKDNKWSDFPCSETSLKFICQVGT from the exons ATGTCTTGTAACCATGGATACTCCTTCCGCTATCCCGAGACCTGCCACTTCagctgtaaccatggttaccacCTGTATGCCGGCAGCACCAGTCGGACCTGCCGGGCGGATCGCACGTGGTCGGGCAGCGCTGCCAGAT GTTGCCCAGGCGGGTACAAGTACTACCAGCCGAGCCAGTtgtgctacaaggccttcaaccaGCAGAGTGACTACACAAGTGCAGCCGCGACCTGTTCTTCTGGCGGCGGAACTCTCGCCATACCCCGGGATGCGGGCATCAACACGTTCCTTATCAACCTGAAGAACGCTGTGGATAGCAAAGCCTGGTTCTGGTTCGGACTGACTGACCGCGACCAAGAAGGCAGCTGGGTTTGGGCAGATGGTGTTGCTCTTGGACATTTCAACCAGTGGGGTCCAGGAAGACCCGACAACGCGACCAAAAATGAAGACTGTGCCCTTTATTGGCCACAAAAAGACAACAAGTGGAGCGATTTTCCGTGTTCTGAAACCTCTCTGAAGTTCATTTGTCAAGTCGGTACCTGA
- the LOC118421954 gene encoding P-selectin-like, which yields MTFVQTYTLQPVVGGPDLFCQKKNCGYLSTPAHGSLTCSGTRYQDSCRLTCEPGYKVANESGHLLHSLYNFRCTASGQWNNKPSCVPSDFCRLGLHDCHPEHGLCSLTGHQAFSCRCRVGTVGDGTHCERTSCPDFPFAEPENGFFSCSIPTSSAADTCQSAVSTKAEYEVTCVLHCNHGYDRLIYAEYSCRHDGNWTIPVDIYSAGSTPCLAVKCPDLSAPQHGRMTCDSGSYFRYPETCSFACDVQPGYKLTSTTSRVRRCQADATWSGHDAECIGMCNIAIILKKDKT from the exons ATGACGTTTGTACAAACATACA CGCTCCAGCCAGTTGTTGGTGGCCCAGATCTGTTCTGTCAAAAGAAGAACTGCGGCTATCTTTCT ACCCCTGCCCACGGCAGCCTGACGTGCAGCGGCACCAGGTACCAGGACTCCTGCCGCCTGACGTGTGAGCCGGGCTACAAAGTTGCCAACGAGAGCGGCCATCTTCTCCACAGTCTCTACAACTTCAGGTGCACGGCAAGTGGGCAATGGAACAACAAGCCAAG TTGTGTCCCATCTGACTTCTGCCGGCTCGGGCTGCACGACTGCCACCCTGAGCACGGGCTCTGCAGCCTGACGGGTCACCAGGCCTTCAGCTGCCGCTGCCGGGTCGGCACGGTCGGGGACGGGACGCACTGTGAAAGGACCTCCTGTCCGGATTTTCCG TTCGCTGAACCGGAGAACGGCTTCTTCTCCTGTTCTATCCCGACATCCTCTGCTGCTGACACCTGCCAATCAGCTGTCAGCACAAAGGCGGAGTACGAAGTTACCTGTGTGCTCcactgtaaccatggttacgacAGGCTGATCTATGCCGAGTACTCCTGTAGACACGACGGGAACTGGACTATTCCTGTCGACATTTACAGCGCAGGGAGCACGCCTTGTTTAG CTGTGAAATGCCCGGACCTGTCTGCTCCCCAGCACGGCAGAATGACGTGTGACAGCGGCTCCTATTTCCGCTATCCCGAGACCTGCAGCTTCGCCTGCGACGTCCAACCGGGCTACAAGCTGACGTCGACAACCAGCAGGGTGAGGCGCTGCCAGGCTGATGCTACCTGGTCTGGTCACGACGCAGAGTGTATCGGTATGTGCAACATCGCAATCATTCTAAAAAAGGACAAAACTTGA
- the LOC118420987 gene encoding gastrula zinc finger protein XlCGF57.1-like, with the protein MMRRHMRSHRTYQCDQCDYSTSHKDGMKRHLAVHTGEKPYYCGHCDFSAARKDGLFSHVRAVHSGDRPYKCTYCDYSTAQNAQLKNHVMAKHTNTRPHKCTLCDYSAVEKRGLKFHMATHTGEKPYKCELCPFATHQKQTLKQHVLTHSADKPYKCHVCDYSAVQKGALKRHMLKHTQPKIKVKKEPKKHSCPHCEYETISTTAMTKHIRTHTGEKPFKCQQCDYSASQKAQLQRHIRSKHTGERPYHCGHCDFSAARKDGLYVHIRTIHGGERAYQCQLCDYSAQQTGHLKEHVMAKHSNTRPHICTLCDFSSVSKKSLKQHMTTHTGEKPYSCELCSFSARQKGHLKLHMAKHTGEKPFKCEVCDYASASKSSLKSHMATHTNIKPYKCEVCDYSTISMPYLKKHMAVHALEKPFHCEYCDYSAARKVDLKRHMVKHTGDKPHRCELCDFSTARRGHLKRHMITHTGEKPYQCDVCGYASAEICSLKEHMTKHTGEKPYQCEECDYFTTKKRSLAMHMAKHTGEKPYMCEICGFKTGTQGTLRQHTATHTKPHKCDQCNYSAAQIAHLKRHKAKHAQDISSL; encoded by the coding sequence ATGATGAGGAGACACATGAGGTCCCACAGAACGTaccagtgtgaccagtgcgactattccacTTCACACAAGGACGGAATGAAGCGCCACCTGGCGgtgcacaccggtgagaaaccttactaCTGTGGCCACTGTGACTTCTCTGCAGCGAGGAAAGACGGTCTTTTTAGCCACGTTAGAGCAGTGCACAGCGGTGATAGACCATATAAGTGCACTTACTGTGATTATTCTACAGCGCAAAACGCTCAACTTAAAAACCACGttatggctaaacacaccaaCACCAGGCCGCACAAGTGCACgctgtgcgactattctgcggTTGAGAAAAGGGGTTTGAAGTTCCACATGGCtacccacactggggagaaaccgtacaagtgtgagttGTGTCCTTTCGCCACTCATCAAAAGCAGACTTTAAAACAACACGTGCTCACACACAGTGCCGATAAACCGTATAAGTGCCATGTCTGTGACTATTCCGCAGTCCAAAAGGGAGCTTTAAAAAGACACATGTTGAAACACACACAACCTAAAATCAAGGTTAAAAAGGAGCCAAAGAAACATAGCTGTCCACACTGTGAGTATGAAACCATTAGTACAACAGCAATGACAAAACACATCAGgacccacactggggagaaacccttcaagtgtcaACAGTGCGACTACTCAGCATCGCAGAAAGCGCAACTGCAACGGCACATCCGGagcaaacacaccggtgagagaccttacCACTGTGGCCACTGCGACTTTTCCGCGGCGAGGAAGGACGGTCTTTACGTGCACATCCGGACGATACACGGTGGGGAGAGGGCCTATCAGTGCCAGTTGTGTGATTATTCGGCACAACAGACGGGTCACCTGAAAGAGCACGTCATGGCTAAACACAGCAACACCAGGCCGCACATATGCACACTGTGCGACTTTTCTTCTGTTAGCAAAAAGTCCTTAAAGCAGCACATGAcgacacacactggtgagaaaccttacagctgTGAGTTGTGCAGTTTTTCCGCACGTCAAAAGGGCCACTTAAAGTTGCACATGGCGaaacacactggggagaaacctttTAAATGTGAAGTCTGTGATTATGCTAGTGCATCAAAATCATCTTTAAAAAGTCACATGGCCACACACACCAACATAAAACCGTACAAATGTGAGGTATGTGATTACTCGACCATAAGCATGCCTTATTTGAAAAAGCACATGGCAGTTCACGCCTTGGAGAAACCCTTCCACTGTGAAtactgtgactattctgcagcacgaaAAGTAGACCTAAAACGACACATGGTTAAACACACCGGCGACAAACCGCACAGATgtgaactttgtgatttttccaCAGCGCGAAGGGGCCATCTGAAGCGGCATATGATCacgcacactggtgagaaaccttaccaATGTGACGTTTGTGGATACGCTTCGGCAGAAATTTGCTCGTTGAAAGAgcacatgactaaacacaccgggGAGAAGCCTTACCAATGTGAAGAGTGCGACTATTTCACAACGAAAAAAAGGAGCTTAGCAATGCACATGGCAAAGCACACGGGTGAGAAGCCGTACATGTGTGAGATCTGCGGGTTTAAGACAGGAACGCAGGGTACCTTGAGACAGCACACGGCCACACACACGAAGCctcacaagtgtgaccagtgtaactacTCTGCAGCGCAGATTGCGCACTTGAAGAGGCACAAGGCTAAACATGCCCAAGACATAAGCAGTCTGTAA